One part of the Amaranthus tricolor cultivar Red isolate AtriRed21 chromosome 16, ASM2621246v1, whole genome shotgun sequence genome encodes these proteins:
- the LOC130802726 gene encoding LOW QUALITY PROTEIN: uncharacterized protein LOC130802726 (The sequence of the model RefSeq protein was modified relative to this genomic sequence to represent the inferred CDS: inserted 1 base in 1 codon) — protein sequence MRSAGYSFAASFAPVHCLAVQIQHIFPSKLILRYSTSSKRFYSSGHTSHKGSTMVVSRYPLPLFSVAPMMEWTDNHYRQLARLISKNAWLYTEMLAAETIVHQKDNLDRFLAFNAEQHPIVFQIGGNNLENIAKATQLANAYGYDEINLNCGCPSPRVVGHGCFGVRLMLDPKFVGEAMSVIAANTNVPVTVKCRIGVDDHDSYNELCDFIYKVSSTSPTKHFIIHSRKALLNGISPAENRTIPPLKYEFYYALLRDFPDLTFTINGGINSVEEVNAALKKGAHGVMVGRAAYNNTWQLLRNVDTEVYGAPPSDLTRRQVLEKYQAYADSVLGKHGNNRPNIRDLVKPLLNLFHCEPRNAIWKRNVDAAFFRCTTVKQVLEETLPIIPDYVLDSPAAKAPPSRGDLFANVNDLMPSPYKSSDXELQYA from the exons ATGAGGTCTGCAGGGTATTCTTTTGCTGCTTCCTTTGCTCCTGTTCATTGTCTTGCTGTCCAAATTCAGCATATATTTCCATCAAAACTGATTCTTAGATATTCAACTTCATCAAAGAGATTCTACTCTTCTGGGCACACATCACATAAAGGATCAACCATGGTTGTCTCTCGCTACCCACTTCCCTTATTTAG TGTTGCCCCAATGATGGAATGGACGGACAATCATTATAGACAACTTGCACGACTCATTTCAAAAAATGCTTGGCTTTACACAGAGATGCTTGCTGCTGAAACTATTGTTCATCAGAAGGATAATCTG GATAGGTTTTTGGCATTTAATGCAGAACAACATCCTATTGTTTTTCAAATTGGAGGGAACAACTTGGAGAATATTGCGAAAGCGACCCAACTTGCTAATGCTTATGGCTATGATGAGATAAACCTAAA TTGTGGATGCCCTAGCCCAAGGGTAGTTGGACATGGTTGTTTTGGTGTGCGCCTCATGCTTGATCCAAAG TTTGTTGGCGAGGCCATGTCAGTTATTGCTGCCAATACAAATGTTCCTGTAACCGTCAAGTGTCGTATTGGTGTTGATGATCATGATTCATATAATGAGCTAT GTGATTTTATCTATAAAGTATCTTCAACATCTCCAACCAAACATTTTATTATACATTCAAGGAAAGCACTCCTCAATGGCATTAGTCCAGCTGAAAATCGAACAATTCCACCACTCAA ATATGAATTCTACTATGCGCTACTGCGTGACTTTCCAGATTTAACATTTACAATAAATGGAGGCATAAATTCAGTGGAAGAG GTGAATGCAGCACTTAAGAAAGGAGCTCATGGAGTAATGGTTGGACGAGCTGCCTACAATAA CACGTGGCAATTATTGAGGAATGTTGACACTGAAGTTTATGGTGCTCCTCCTTCTGATCTTACACGTCGTCAG GTTTTAGAGAAGTACCAAGCCTATGCAGATTCCGTTCTTGGCAAACATGGAAATAACAGACCAAACATTCGGGACCTGGTCAAG CCTTTGTTGAACCTATTTCATTGTGAGCCTAGAAATGCTATTTGGAAGCGTAATGTGGATGCTGCATTTTTCCGTTGCACG ACAGTTAAACAAGTCCTTGAGGAGACATTGCCGATTATTCCAGATTATGTCCTTGATTCTCCTGCGGCCAAAGCACCACCTAGTCGTGGAGATCTTTTTGCAAATGTAAATGATCTGATGCCCTCTCCATATAAATCAAGTG CTGAGTTGCAATACGCTTAG